A section of the Sander vitreus isolate 19-12246 chromosome 19, sanVit1, whole genome shotgun sequence genome encodes:
- the sst5 gene encoding somatostatin-1A, protein MLRSQVQVVLVSLFSSVLLVQVNGAPSRDMLTLRADLVNDKDLAHLLMLRFVSELMAARGDEMLPELKQEGDREELVRRHLPLSQRERKAGCRSFFWKTFTSC, encoded by the exons ATGCTTCGCTCTCAGGTGCAGGTTGTTCTTGTGAGCTTGTTTTCCTCTGTGCTGCTGGTGCAGGTCAACGGCGCTCCAAGCAGAGACATGCTGACACTGAGAGCAGACCTCGTAAACGACAAG GATCTTGCTCACTTGCTCATGCTGAGGTTTGTGTCTGAACTGATGGCAGCGAGAGGAGACGAGATGCTCCCCGAGCTGAAGcaggagggagacagggaggagcTAGTGCGGCGACATCTCCCCCTCTCCCAAAGAGAGCGCAAGGCAGGCTGCCGCAGCTTCTTCTGGAAGACGTTTACCTCGTGTTAA